Proteins from a genomic interval of Papaver somniferum cultivar HN1 chromosome 4, ASM357369v1, whole genome shotgun sequence:
- the LOC113274578 gene encoding signal peptide peptidase-like 1 yields the protein MESLWKLTFLFAPAPMVLILTAIAVTFAAAQRALYYRKEMERNRDFSEASITLDRSQALMIPIMSSCSLILLFYLFSSVSQFLTAFTAVASMFSLYFCFSPYVSVINTKLGIADPYLSRCCSKSFTRTQGVLVGVCVGTVISWLVTGHWVLNNLLGISICIAFVSHVRLPNIKICALLLVCLFVYDIFWVFFSERFFGANVMVSVATRQASNPVHTVANSLSLPGLQLITKKLELPVKIVFPRSLMSGAGSGSDSADFMMLGLGDMAIPGMLLALVLCFDHRRTRDSATPMELSSTKGQKYIWYAVCGYAIGLVTALAAGILSQSPQPALLYLVPSTLGPVMIISWFRKELVELWEGNEETLNDKSHVSEV from the exons ATGGAGTCTTTATGGAAGTTAACGTTTTTATTTGCACCAGCACCAATGGTTCTTATCTTAACAGCAATTGCAGTGACATTTGCAGCTGCACAAAGGGCATTGTATTATAGGAAAGAAATGGAAAGGAATCGAGATTTCTCTGAAGCGTCGATTACATTAGATCGATCGCAAGCTCTTATGATCCCGATTATGAGTTCATGTAgtttgattttgttgttctatTTGTTCTCGTCAGTCTCACAGTTTCTCACTGCATTTACAGCGGTGGCGTCAATGTTTTCGCTCTACTTTTGCTTCTCGCCTTATGTCAGTGTTATTAATACGAAGCTTGGGATTGCTGACCCGTACTTATCAAGGTGTTGTTCAAAGTCTTTTACTAGGACACAAGGTGTTCTTGTTGGGGTTTGTGTAGGGACTGTTATTTCTTGGCTTGTTACTGGTCATTGGGTATTGAACAACTTATTGGGGATATCCATTTGCATTGCGTTTGTTAGTCATGTTCGGCTTCCGAATATCAAAATTTGTGCATTGCTTTTGGTTTGCTTGTTCGTGTATGATATATTCTGGGTTTTCTTCTCCGAGAGGTTCTTTGGAGCTAATGTTATGGTTTCTGTGGCTACACGACAAGCATCGAATCCTGTTCACACTGTGGCGAACAGTTTGAGTCTTCCCGGTCTTCAATTGATAACTAAGAAGTTGGAATTGCCAGTGAAGATTGTGTTTCCCAGGAGTTTGATGAGTGGTGCAGGCTCTGGGAGCGATTCGGCGGATTTCATGATGCTTGGTCTTGGTGATATG GCTATTCCTGGCATGCTTTTGGCGCTGGTTCTCTGTTTTGATCATCGAAGGACCAGGGATTCAGCGACCCCTATGGAATTATCCTCAACCAAAGGCCAAAAGTACATCTGGTATGCGGTTTGTGGATATGCTATTGGGCTGGTAACTGCTTTAGCGGCTGGCATCTTGAGTCAGTCACCTCAACCTGCTCTTCTTTATCTG GTTCCTTCGACATTGGGCCCAGTCATGATCATTTCATGGTTCAGGAAAGAACTCGTGGAACTTTGGGAAGGAAATGAAGAAACCTTGAATGATAAATCACATGTTTCAGAGGTCTAA